Genomic segment of Diachasmimorpha longicaudata isolate KC_UGA_2023 chromosome 14, iyDiaLong2, whole genome shotgun sequence:
AGGTTTTTACAGGAATCTTATTGTTGATACCGAGCGTAAGCCCCTAACGGATCCAGACATTATCTCGTCAAGTGAAGACAATGATTAAAAAGGGGTAGATATGATCAGCGTAATAGAATTGAAATTGCAGtgtaataaatacataaataaaatttttcgtacGCAATTCGACGGAATTTAGGAATTGATTACTGCCCTGACACAACTAGAGGATAAGTCAACATAtctctttccatttttatcgCCGAggaagataagttgacttatcttttGTTGCCAATCATGACAGTGGGGATAAGTGCGTGAATTAGGCGTCAAATCTAGTACAAAGGCTTGGTGCCATCGTTATTAACAAATAGCagagcaataaataaatatccatcATTCGATGCGTGAAAATCCTCCTTACAATGCTGCAAATCGTTTTTCAGCTCTCCTGAAAAATTTGGATTTCTGCACTTATCctagtttaccacttcacgACCGAATTATAGTCAGGAAATTCAGAAGTGGACAATAGATGATACTtgataaaacaaaattgaaacaaaataaattaaacaatcaCGACTTAAAGTCAACGCAGTCGTGAAACGGATAAACACCCTTGGGTCTCGTGACTCGAGTTAATGTTGTTAAATAGACAGAATATATAAATCGGAACAAGTCGGCTAGGAAACCCACTTGCCGTTAGTCGGAactttaaataaacaattcgtcGGAATGCTAACTAAAGCATTTGTCATAacgttaaataaacaatttgtcaTAACGGCCGCAGCCCCAAAAATTTGTCAAATACCTGAGGACTCGAAACAATATAATTCGGTGAATCTTCACACTCCCAAGGCAAAGGAATGTGACAATACAGGAAACGAGCCGAACAAGGGCGAGGTCACACGACCTTCACATTCCTCAGCCGATCCCCGTGGCTCGAGATAAAACAAATTCAAATATACGGTTGATAATTCCcattaacgaaaaattcacAATTACAGTTTTATTACAAATgcgaatttttaaatacgataacggagagagagacagtcagttTCACATTGATCGGAGGGGCTAGAGATTCGGTGAGGGAATGCCAACCGAAAGTCCTTCAGGACTCGGATGTCCGGGATGtcccaaaaataaatcaattcccGGCGAATCTCTGCCCACGAGAGATAGTTCCAATTAACACAAtacttgaataattcaatgcCTGCTAGGAGGGGACGCTACCACGCTCACCCGATGTCCTGCGATTTCAGCAATTTCTCCGTCGCACTTGGGACCAATTTTCACACGTGCCCACTCACAGGCCCACCAAACGGGAAGTGATCGTACAGCACGTGTGCTGTACGCAACAGGTCCTTCACGCCGGTGATGATGGGAGGGAAGGGGGTAGTGGCGTCACCATCCGccaatcattaattttcagggaTGCGCGACAGGTGCCCTGCGTCGCCCCGCATGCGCCCTTGGCGCGTAACACATGCGCCCTTAGCTTTGGACGCATGCGCCCTGCCCTGATAGCGCAGGCGCCTTTGCTCCTGGCAGCAATTCAGTGGGCTGGTTCCGGGTGGTTCTTCCCGACCATTCTGCCCGTATCCGGTGTCCTCCCCACGGCGAAACCTTCCTCTTTCCCCCTGGAGCCCCCAGCTCGGCTGGCTGGACGCTCCCCACCATTGGTCCTGGCCATCCATCCCGGAGAGCCTGAGGACATCTCTCGGATAGCTCTCGGATCTACTGCCGATGCTCTCGGGGTCAAAAAGGATCTCTCGCTGGAGCGTAGTGGGGCGGACATCCGTTGCTCGCCAGTCaccaaaaacaacaaaaaacatCTCCCCCTATACTCACGCTCTTCTCTTTCCCCGGACTCGCCACTGGAGGTGACTTCCCGTTTGGTGGAAGTCTCCGAAAACCCGCGAAACGATCGAGGACCCGTGACGTCAAACTACCTCGTCacaaaatatattgaataatacCGGGCTCAGCGGGCATCCTTGTCTCACTCCCTTGTCGGTCCGAAATTACTCCGTCAATCCTGTCCCTATTTTAATCTTGTTCCTTGTCTCTTCATAGATAATCTTTGTGATTCTCAGGAATTTTCCTTTTATTCCCATGCTCGCCattttttctcacaatttctctctgtccACTTTATCGAATGCCGCCTTAAAGTCCACGAATGCCACATATAGTTTCCCCTTTTTCCTCTTCAGCCTGTTCCCTATTATTGTATTTAGCACAAATACGTGTTCCATCGTGCTTCTGTTTGTTCTAAACCCTGCCTGCGCCTCTGACAACTTCCCCATTCCCTCCAGACACCTTCCTAATCTTCTGGTCATTATTTTGTATCCGATGTCCAAAAGTGAGACTCCCCGATAGTTCGCCGCTTTGTCTACCTCTCCTCTTTTGTGGGTTGGGAAAATTGTAGCCGTTCTCCATCTGCCTATCATTTCCTCTCTTCTCCATAGCTCCTTGATCGCCtctattatttcttttttcccgCCCTTCGGCAGGTTCTTCCAGAACTCCGCCGCTATTCCGTCCTCTCCTGCCGCTTTTCCTCTCTTCAGCCTGTTTATTTCCCTCTTTACTTCTACCTCTGATGTCTCCTTGTCCAACTCTTCTTCCTCCTCGCCCTccctttcttcttctatcTGTTCTGTTTCTGTCTCCTCTTCCTTCCCTTTCTCACCGAACACCTTTTCCCCGGTTCCTTTCGCCCCTCTCCTCGTCTGTTCTTTTGGCTCTTCCTCTTTACCCTCTTCTGCTTCCAGTAGTTCCTTGAAATGTCGCAACCGGTCCTCCTCCGTTATGTTGCTTGTTGCCTTTCTAGCCGATTGCCTAAAC
This window contains:
- the LOC135169139 gene encoding uncharacterized protein LOC135169139, yielding MAEWWKAMNWFRQSARKATSNITEEDRLRHFKELLEAEEGKEEEPKEQTRRGAKGTGEKVFGEKGKEEETETEQIEEEREGEEEEELDKETSEVEVKREINRLKRGKAAGEDGIAAEFWKNLPKGGKKEIIEAIKELWRREEMIGRWRTATIFPTHKRGEVDKAANYRGVSLLDIGYKIMTRRLGRCLEGMGKLSEAQAGFRTNRSTMEHVFVLNTIIGNRLKRKKGKLYVAFVDFKAAFDKVDREKL